One region of gamma proteobacterium HIMB55 genomic DNA includes:
- a CDS encoding dihydroxy-acid dehydratase (PFAM: Dehydratase family~TIGRFAM: dihydroxy-acid dehydratase): MPEYRSRTSTAGRNMAGARALWRATGMKDGDFEKPIIAVVNSFTQFVPGHVHLKDLGQLVAREIESAGGVAKEFNTIAVDDGIAMGHDGMLYSLPSRDIIADSVEYMVNAHCADAMVCISNCDKITPGMLNAAMRLNIPVVFVSGGPMEAGKTALSEHKLDLVDAMVIAADSSADDAKVEAYERSACPTCGSCSGMFTANSMNCLTEALGLSLPGNGSLLATHADRKALFLEAGRLVVELTRRYYVEDDDSVLPRNIANRAAFENAMSLDIAMGGSTNTILHLLAAAQEAELDFTMADIDALSRNVPQLCKVAPSTPLYHMEDVHRAGGVLAILGELARSGRLNSDCNTVHSGTIGEAIANWDITTTDNAVALERFKAGPAGIPTQEAFSQATRWPALDLDREGGCIRSAEHAYSEEGGLAVLFGNIAEDGCVVKTAGVEDELLVFEGRAHVCESQEDAVADILEDRVQAGDVVVVRYEGPRGGPGMQEMLYPTSYIKSKGLGKACALITDGRFSGGTSGLSIGHVSPEAAAGGAIALVQNGDRILIDIPNRAINVQLDQAELDARRDAQAAKGFKPAKDRPRKVSPALKFYAKTVTSADRGAIRDLSLLDD; the protein is encoded by the coding sequence ATGCCCGAGTATCGTTCTAGAACCTCCACCGCCGGCCGAAATATGGCGGGAGCGCGAGCGCTGTGGCGTGCAACCGGCATGAAAGATGGTGACTTCGAGAAGCCAATCATCGCCGTCGTCAACTCGTTCACTCAGTTTGTTCCCGGCCACGTACATTTGAAGGATCTTGGCCAGTTGGTGGCTCGAGAAATCGAAAGTGCGGGCGGTGTTGCCAAGGAGTTCAATACCATCGCGGTCGATGATGGCATCGCCATGGGACACGACGGCATGCTGTATAGCCTACCGTCGCGCGACATCATTGCCGATTCGGTTGAATACATGGTGAATGCACATTGTGCCGACGCGATGGTCTGCATTTCTAATTGCGACAAGATCACACCCGGAATGCTCAATGCGGCGATGCGACTAAATATTCCAGTGGTCTTCGTATCTGGTGGCCCGATGGAAGCCGGTAAGACTGCCTTGTCGGAACACAAGCTAGACCTCGTGGATGCGATGGTTATTGCAGCTGATAGCAGTGCAGACGATGCCAAAGTTGAAGCCTATGAGCGCTCTGCGTGTCCAACCTGCGGTTCCTGCTCGGGCATGTTCACTGCCAATTCCATGAACTGCCTGACCGAAGCACTGGGACTTAGTCTTCCAGGCAATGGCTCTCTTCTGGCGACCCATGCAGACCGAAAGGCGCTGTTTTTAGAGGCTGGCAGATTGGTGGTTGAGCTTACTCGACGCTACTACGTTGAAGATGATGACTCTGTGCTGCCTCGCAATATCGCTAATCGCGCCGCCTTCGAGAATGCGATGAGTCTGGACATTGCGATGGGCGGATCGACCAATACCATTTTGCATCTCCTAGCCGCGGCGCAAGAAGCTGAACTCGACTTCACCATGGCCGATATCGACGCGCTCTCTCGGAATGTGCCACAGCTCTGCAAAGTGGCGCCGAGCACGCCGCTTTACCATATGGAAGATGTACATCGTGCTGGGGGTGTTCTTGCAATCCTGGGTGAGCTCGCGCGCTCGGGCCGACTCAATAGTGATTGCAACACCGTCCACAGCGGCACTATCGGTGAGGCCATCGCGAATTGGGATATCACCACCACAGATAACGCCGTTGCGCTGGAACGCTTTAAGGCCGGACCTGCCGGCATCCCCACGCAAGAAGCATTCAGTCAAGCAACACGTTGGCCTGCACTCGATCTCGATCGCGAGGGTGGCTGCATACGCTCAGCGGAGCACGCTTACTCCGAGGAGGGTGGCTTAGCCGTTCTATTTGGCAACATTGCCGAAGACGGCTGCGTAGTAAAAACAGCGGGTGTTGAGGACGAGCTCCTCGTGTTCGAGGGTAGAGCGCACGTCTGTGAAAGCCAAGAAGACGCAGTGGCAGATATTCTCGAAGATCGTGTACAAGCCGGTGATGTTGTCGTTGTCCGATACGAAGGCCCGCGTGGTGGCCCCGGTATGCAGGAAATGCTTTATCCCACGAGCTACATCAAATCCAAAGGACTGGGTAAAGCGTGTGCACTGATTACCGATGGACGCTTCTCAGGCGGCACGTCAGGGTTGTCTATTGGACACGTTTCACCTGAGGCCGCTGCTGGAGGCGCGATTGCCCTCGTACAAAACGGTGATCGCATCCTAATTGATATCCCCAACCGCGCTATCAACGTTCAACTTGATCAAGCTGAGCTCGACGCGCGGCGTGACGCGCAAGCGGCAAAAGGCTTTAAGCCCGCGAAGGACCGACCGCGGAAAGTCAGCCCAGCGCTGAAGTTCTACGCCAAAACAGTGACCAGTGCGGATCGGGGTGCGATAAGAGACTTATCCCTGCTGGACGACTAA